One window from the genome of Salvelinus fontinalis isolate EN_2023a chromosome 3, ASM2944872v1, whole genome shotgun sequence encodes:
- the LOC129851467 gene encoding interleukin-17 receptor D-like isoform X3 translates to MGLQVQSSSDENGRKLGVTFRTDNCSVNWSPLGKHAIYEVNNVTFSHLSCDSQAAVVVHWMSSPLGIEHVKGFRVYLEDKDPEGKQCQHMILKDPRQLNFSYSNVKMNSQAFPGLAFEMDYMVRIVPFPTFMNDSFFPPSFLRTNSCEVLLGPDNLVCKPFWKPKTLNISQRGTNLHVVFDHAPSTFGFTVYYLYYKLRQEGPFRLKRCNPELNLPKTTCVLQDVIPGTYAIELRDDTNTTRRQAQYHVSQAHSPWAGPIRAMAITVPLVIISAFATLFTVMCRKKQQENIYSHLDEESSESSSHTTALNADRPWPRTKVFVCYSTKDCPKHLAVIQSFAFFLQDFCGCEVTLDLWEHLQICKEGQMSWLSRQIDEAHYIITVCSKGLKYYVEKKNRRGKSPARTCPGGGGAAAAAANGAELFIVAVAMIAEKLREGCQKDQDLSRFMAIYFDYSHESDVPTMLSLAPKFKLMDQLPQMFSLLHSRQLSLPEREPQPLNISKRNYFRSKSGRSLYVAICNMHQHISLEPDWFERQLMPAPPAPPPKQRDAAGASSSSSPHMGKFDSGLVLNEVLFKLPSESEGTLKRNVLLTSLPPNLRLAHCSLDRPVGPGPGSSLSQGEIGGLSGASPGLGPLGLGSLRPVVPPQAGDGSASPPEMPRDSGIYDSSVPSSELSIPLMEGLSPDQADSSSLAESESSSSGLGDEEPPAVSSLRCAMATICKAELHQQHLKQSEGLGLPPVPVAPL, encoded by the exons GTATAGAGCATGTGAAGGGCTTCAGAGTTTACCTGGAGGACAAGGACCCAGAGGGGAAGCAGTGTCAGCACATGATCCTCAAAGACCCACGACAGCTCAATTTTTCTTACAGCAATGTG aagATGAACTCTCAGGCCTTCCCTGGCCTGGCCTTTGAGATGGACTACATGGTTCGGATTGTTCCTTTCCCCACCTTCATGAATGACAGCTTCTTCCCGCCGTCCTTCCTGCGCACCAACT CCTGTGAAGTGCTTCTGGGACCCGACAACCTTGTCTGCAAACCAT TCTGGAAGCCCAAGACCCTCAACATCTCTCAGCGGGGCACCAACCTCCATGTTGTCTTTGACCACGCCCCCTCCACCTTTGGCTTCACCGTTTACTACCTGTACTACAAACTACGACAGGAGGGACCCTTCAGGCTCAAACGCTGCAACCCG GAGTTAAATCTGCCCAAAACAACATGTGTTCTTCAAGATGTGATACCAGGAACCTATGCCATTGAG CTGCGAGATGACACCAACACCACCAGGAGACAGGCCCAGTACCACGTGAGCCAGG CCCACTCCCCGTGGGCAGGTCCTATCAGAGCCATGGCCATCACTGTTCCTCTGGTCATCATTTCTGCCTTTGCTACACTCTTCACCGTCATGTGCCGCAAAAAACAACAAG agAACATCTACTCCCATCTGGACGAGGAGAgctctgagtcatcgtctcacaCCACAGCTCTGAATGCAGACAGGCCCTGGCCCCGGACCAAGGTGTTTGTCTGCTACTCCACTAAGGACTGCCCCAAACACCTCGCTGTCATACAGAGCTTCGCCTTCTTCCTCCAGGACTTCTGTGGCTGTGAG GTGACTCTGGACCTATGGGAGCACCTGCAGATCTGTAAGGAGGGCCAGATGTCCTGGCTGAGCCGGCAGATAGATGAGGCTCACTACATCATCACTGTCTGCTCCAAGGGCCTCAAGTACTACGTAGAGAAGAAAAACCGCAGAGGGAAATCACCAGCCAGAACTTGCCCTGGAG GTGGTGGAGCAGCAGCTGCAGCAGCGAATGGAGCAGAGCTCTTCATCGTTGCCGTGGCAATGATCGCAGAGAAGCTTCGCGAGGGGTGCCAGAAAGACCAGGACCTGTCTCGTTTCATGGCCATCTACTTCGACTACTCCCACGAGAGCGATGTCCCCACCATGCTGAGCCTGGCTCCCAAGTTCAAGCTCATGGATCAGCTCCCTCAGATGTTCAGCCTCCTCCACTCTCGACAGCTCAGTTTACCAGAGCGTGAACCGCAGCCTCTCAACATCAGCAAGAGGAACTACTTCCGGAGCAAGTCGGGGCGGTCTCTATACGTAGCCATCTGTAACATGCACCAGCACATTTCTCTGGAGCCTGATTGGTTCGAGAGGCAGCTGATGCCTGCCCCCCCAGCCCCGCCTCCGAAGCAGCGTGATGCTGCCGGAgcgtcttcatcatcatcacctcacaTGGGGAAGTTTGACTCTGGGCTGGTGCTCAATGAGGTTCTGTTTAAGTTGCCATCAGAAAGTGAGGGTACTCTGAAGAGGAATGTGCTGCTCACGTCTCTCCCACCCAACCTCCGTCTGGCCCACTGCTCCCTGGACAGACCTGTGGGGCCTGGGCCCGGCTCCAGCCTCTCTCAGGGGGAGATCGGGGGGCTGTCTGGGGCCTCACCTGGTCTGGGTCCTCTGGGTCTGGGGTCTCTGAGGCCTGTGGTCCCTCCCCAGGCTGGGGACGGCTCGGCCAGTCCTCCAGAGATGCCCAGGGACTCGGGGATCTATGATTCATCAGTGCCTTCCTCTGAGCTGTCCATCCCCCTCATGGAGGGCCTGTCACCTGACCAGGCTGACTCCTCCTCTCTGGCCGAAAGCGAATCATCTTCTTCCGGACTGG GTGATGAGGAGCCACCTGCTGTCAGCTCTCTGCGCTGCGCCATGGCAACCATCTGTAAAGCTGAGCTCCACCAACAACATCTAAAGCAGTCTGAAGGACTGGGGCTCCCTCCTGTTCCTGTTGCTCCCTTGTAG